One segment of Tamandua tetradactyla isolate mTamTet1 chromosome 13, mTamTet1.pri, whole genome shotgun sequence DNA contains the following:
- the ATOH7 gene encoding transcription factor ATOH7 gives MKSCKPNGPAAGARPVAPCVGSAECAGACSGAGRLESAARRRLAANARERRRMQGLNTAFDRLRRVVPQWGQDKKLSKYETLQMALSYIMALTRILAEAERLSSERDWINLHCEHFGRDHYFAFTGAKLPGENESCAQKLFRFQPEPFQMAN, from the coding sequence ATGAAGTCCTGCAAACCCAACGGCCCGGCGGCGGGAGCGCGCCCCGTGGCCCCGTGTGTGGGGAGCGCCGAGTGCGCGGGCGCGTGCTCCGGGGCCGGGCGGCTGGAGAGCGCGGCGCGCAGGCGCTTGGCGGCCAACGCGCGTGAGCGGCGCCGAATGCAGGGGCTCAACACGGCTTTCGACCGCCTGCGCAGGGTGGTGCCCCAGTGGGGCCAGGATAAAAAGCTGTCCAAGTACGAGACGCTGCAGATGGCACTGAGCTACATTATGGCGCTGACCCGGATCCTGGCCGAGGCCGAGCGATTGAGCTCGGAGCGGGACTGGATCAATCTCCACTGTGAGCACTTCGGCCGCGACCACTACTTCGCGTTCACTGGCGCTAAGCTGCCGGGCGAAAACGAGTCCTGCGCCCAGAAGCTCTTCCGCTTCCAGCCCGAGCCCTTCCAGATGGCCAATTAG